Proteins encoded in a region of the Deltaproteobacteria bacterium genome:
- a CDS encoding hemolysin III, whose translation MTTSRPEASHPTKPRLRGILHQWSAVFAAGAGMVLVATAPAGRPRFGAAVFALTLCTLFAVSALYHRVTWEPAARTRMRRLDHASIFLLIAGTYTPLAIVGLPPGEAGTLLCWIWAGAFLGIAQSVFWVSAPKAVSDGLAVAVGWMIVPYFGSVRAVLGSVATGMLLVGGIAYTLGALAYAFKRPNPVPGVFAYHEVFHGLTLVAAVLHFAAVLSMMRGAA comes from the coding sequence ATGACGACCTCCCGTCCCGAAGCGAGCCATCCGACCAAGCCCAGGCTGCGCGGCATCCTGCACCAGTGGAGCGCTGTCTTCGCCGCAGGCGCCGGGATGGTGCTGGTCGCGACGGCTCCGGCCGGGCGACCGAGGTTCGGGGCAGCGGTCTTCGCGCTCACCCTGTGCACTCTGTTCGCAGTCAGCGCGCTCTACCACCGGGTCACCTGGGAACCCGCCGCACGCACACGCATGAGGCGGCTGGACCACGCTTCCATCTTCCTGCTGATCGCGGGGACGTACACGCCGCTCGCGATCGTCGGCTTGCCACCCGGGGAGGCTGGGACCCTGCTCTGCTGGATCTGGGCGGGCGCATTCCTCGGGATCGCACAATCCGTCTTCTGGGTATCGGCGCCGAAAGCGGTGAGCGACGGACTCGCGGTCGCGGTCGGATGGATGATCGTCCCCTACTTCGGCTCGGTGCGGGCGGTTCTCGGCAGCGTCGCAACGGGGATGCTTCTCGTCGGCGGGATTGCCTATACGCTCGGCGCGCTCGCCTATGCCTTCAAGCGGCCGAACCCGGTTCCAGGGGTGTTCGCGTACCACGAAGTCTTCCATGGGCTGACTCTGGTCGCGGCGGTGCTGCACTTCGCGGCGGTACTGTCGATGATGCGAGGTGCGGCGTAG
- a CDS encoding proline hydroxylase, with protein MAQSNLSPQVAARPSTSIEGRIAALDWNRIQSDLAERGYATTGRLLTAAECSRMVADYESEARFRSRVVMAQHGFGRGEYKYFRYPLPEIIAHLRPALYEHLAPIANRWENLLGGSDRYPSSHSDFLDRCRDAGQSRPTPLLLRYEKDDYNCLHQDVYGEVFFPLQVTFLLSTAGRDFTGGEFLLAEQRPRMQSRAEVVPLVRGEGVVFAGRHRPAQGTRGAYRVTLRHGVSRVRSGRRFTLGVIFHDAT; from the coding sequence ATGGCGCAGTCCAACCTGTCCCCGCAAGTCGCCGCGCGGCCGTCAACGTCGATCGAAGGGCGCATCGCGGCTCTCGACTGGAACCGGATCCAATCCGATCTCGCGGAGCGCGGATACGCCACGACCGGTCGCCTCCTGACGGCCGCGGAATGTTCGAGAATGGTGGCTGATTACGAGAGCGAAGCGCGATTCCGGAGCCGGGTGGTGATGGCGCAGCACGGATTCGGCCGCGGCGAGTACAAGTACTTCAGGTACCCGCTACCGGAGATCATCGCGCACCTGCGGCCGGCGCTTTACGAGCACCTCGCTCCGATCGCGAATCGGTGGGAGAACCTCCTCGGCGGGTCCGACCGGTATCCTTCGAGTCATTCCGACTTTCTCGACCGCTGCCGCGACGCAGGACAGAGTCGGCCCACGCCGCTCCTCTTGCGCTACGAAAAGGACGACTACAATTGCTTGCACCAGGACGTCTACGGCGAGGTGTTCTTTCCGCTGCAGGTGACCTTCCTCTTGTCCACGGCCGGCCGCGACTTCACCGGCGGCGAGTTTCTCCTCGCTGAGCAGCGCCCCCGGATGCAGTCGCGCGCAGAAGTGGTTCCCCTCGTCCGAGGAGAAGGCGTCGTCTTCGCGGGTCGCCACCGCCCGGCGCAGGGAACGCGCGGTGCTTACCGGGTCACCTTGCGTCATGGCGTCAGCCGCGTCCGTTCAGGCCGGCGGTTCACGCTGGGCGTCATCTTCCACGACGCCACCTGA
- a CDS encoding alpha/beta hydrolase: protein MCVMALMLAAAGYAPVNGLQLYYEIRGKPAKDGVPLVLLHGGGSTIETSFGKLIPLVSKTRQVIAFEQQGHGHTADVDRPFSFEQSAEDAVALLRHLHVAKADFFGYSNGGHITLEIALRHPEVVRSLIVESAFFSRDGTDPRFWQGFDHAKLDDMPPELRKAYLATAPHPEQLPSFFAKTVQRMREFKGWTPAQLQTIRAPTLLVLGDRDVVRVEHAAQMQHLLPDGRLAVLPAADHLAIPDRAADVARFVDEFLLRAVNATRDSRR from the coding sequence ATGTGCGTCATGGCTTTGATGCTCGCGGCCGCCGGGTACGCGCCCGTGAACGGGCTCCAGCTCTACTACGAGATCCGCGGCAAACCGGCGAAGGACGGCGTCCCGCTCGTGCTGCTCCATGGGGGCGGCTCCACCATCGAGACCTCGTTTGGCAAGCTCATCCCGCTCGTCTCGAAGACGCGACAGGTGATCGCGTTCGAGCAGCAGGGACACGGCCACACCGCGGACGTAGACCGACCATTCTCCTTCGAGCAGTCCGCCGAGGACGCCGTCGCGCTGCTTCGGCACCTCCACGTCGCGAAGGCCGACTTCTTCGGCTACAGCAATGGCGGACACATCACGCTGGAGATCGCGCTCAGGCATCCCGAGGTGGTTCGCTCGCTCATCGTCGAGTCCGCCTTCTTCAGCCGCGACGGCACCGACCCGCGATTCTGGCAAGGGTTCGATCACGCGAAGCTCGACGACATGCCCCCCGAGCTGAGGAAGGCATACCTCGCGACCGCGCCGCATCCCGAGCAGTTGCCTTCCTTCTTCGCCAAGACCGTGCAGCGGATGCGCGAGTTCAAGGGTTGGACGCCGGCGCAGCTCCAGACCATCCGGGCGCCCACGCTCCTGGTGCTGGGCGATCGCGACGTCGTGCGTGTCGAGCATGCCGCGCAGATGCAACACCTGCTTCCCGACGGGCGCCTCGCTGTGCTTCCCGCGGCGGACCATCTCGCCATCCCGGACCGAGCGGCGGACGTGGCTCGGTTCGTCGACGAGTTTCTCCTCCGCGCTGTGAACGCGACCCGAGACTCCCGCCGTTAA
- a CDS encoding acyl-CoA desaturase, with product MYIVLCAAVFTVAYLLNILTISVGYHRGFAHQAVTLHPLLRRLVIAGGNWVTGLDPKAWVVMHRLHHEYSDTPLDPHSPVNVGMRGMGLEQLRSYKRVIIGLLKKDPAYTRYARDLDFPVNILIRRKLWYLPYVVHALVGVALAVCVGPLLGVAYFLGMMSHPIQGGLVNWLGHAVGGRNFDTDDNSRNNHLAAWLILGEGFQNNHHRYPASATFSYRRHEVDLGYYACVLMGWLGWLEIHRHSLIPRPPATATLQPRMLG from the coding sequence ATGTACATCGTCCTCTGCGCAGCCGTCTTCACCGTCGCCTACCTGCTGAACATCCTTACCATCAGCGTGGGCTACCACCGAGGATTCGCCCACCAGGCCGTCACCCTGCATCCCCTGCTGCGCAGGCTGGTGATCGCCGGCGGGAACTGGGTCACCGGACTCGACCCCAAGGCGTGGGTGGTGATGCACCGACTGCACCACGAATACTCGGATACGCCGCTGGACCCGCATTCGCCCGTCAACGTCGGAATGCGCGGCATGGGACTCGAGCAACTGCGCAGCTACAAGCGCGTCATCATCGGACTGCTCAAGAAGGACCCCGCCTACACGCGCTATGCACGCGACCTTGATTTCCCCGTCAACATCCTGATCCGCCGCAAGCTCTGGTATCTGCCCTACGTCGTTCATGCCCTCGTCGGGGTGGCGCTCGCGGTTTGCGTTGGGCCACTTCTCGGCGTCGCTTACTTCCTCGGCATGATGAGCCACCCTATCCAGGGCGGGCTCGTCAACTGGCTCGGGCACGCGGTGGGCGGGCGCAACTTCGACACCGACGACAATTCCCGCAACAACCACCTTGCCGCGTGGCTGATCCTCGGCGAGGGGTTCCAGAACAACCATCATCGCTACCCGGCCTCGGCGACGTTCTCATACCGGCGTCACGAGGTTGACCTCGGTTACTACGCCTGCGTGCTGATGGGATGGTTGGGCTGGCTCGAGATCCACCGCCATTCGCTCATCCCGCGGCCACCCGCCACGGCCACCTTGCAGCCCAGGATGCTCGGATGA
- a CDS encoding TetR/AcrR family transcriptional regulator produces the protein MGRKQKLTAADRRAQLLEVGRAVFASHGYEATTLDEVARKAGVTKPIIYEHFGSKDGLYAAIVDREMDDLVRRVSVSIAEGSARERFEGAVVAFMSYTKEVPAGFAVLTRDSPNMSARRGLTRVIDDLAHRVGDIFRKQFENAGFAPKVAPIYANALIGMVTQVAQWWAAAGRGFSIDDVAKHVAALGWMGLRHLPRNPSSPLGAGAKVRHARA, from the coding sequence ATGGGGCGCAAGCAGAAGCTCACGGCAGCCGATCGCCGTGCGCAGTTGCTGGAGGTCGGCCGAGCAGTCTTCGCCTCGCACGGTTACGAAGCGACCACGCTCGATGAAGTGGCCCGGAAGGCCGGCGTGACCAAGCCGATCATCTACGAGCACTTCGGCTCGAAGGACGGGCTGTATGCCGCAATCGTGGACCGCGAGATGGACGACCTCGTCCGCCGCGTGTCGGTGAGCATCGCGGAGGGGAGCGCCCGGGAGCGCTTCGAAGGGGCCGTCGTCGCGTTCATGTCGTACACGAAGGAGGTCCCTGCGGGGTTCGCCGTGCTCACCCGGGACTCACCGAACATGTCTGCGCGACGAGGACTGACCCGGGTCATCGATGATCTGGCGCACCGCGTGGGCGACATCTTCCGGAAGCAGTTCGAGAACGCGGGCTTCGCCCCGAAGGTCGCGCCGATCTACGCGAACGCTCTCATCGGGATGGTCACGCAGGTTGCCCAGTGGTGGGCGGCGGCCGGCCGTGGCTTCTCCATCGACGACGTTGCGAAGCACGTGGCCGCGCTGGGGTGGATGGGCCTCCGGCACCTGCCGCGCAATCCCTCGTCACCGCTGGGTGCGGGCGCGAAGGTGCGGCATGCTCGCGCCTGA
- a CDS encoding RNA polymerase sigma factor — translation MDNRNPKVTDALRHDVEASWHRFLDLYEPLRPELYRYCRHLTRSPWDADDLVQDALFRAFARLGCMNEMPGNPRAWLFRIASNLWIDRVRAQKPEPEPDPQRASSREPRAVREAAGTLLSRLSPQERAAVVLKEAFNFTLEEIAEALSTTQGTVKSALHRGRGKLIEPVYQVEASPKPAVLDAFCAAFNAGDVDRLTSLLLDTAEIEVVRVHTEYGPEAARRGVFQGMLFGTRRLADPARLAGLDPAFFRNVLPQVPRVELRLHRGEWLLVHWYAHSDGDAVRAITRVEADGDRLTRVRNYFYTPDVLGEICAELQLPFRSNGYRYWKEA, via the coding sequence ATGGACAACCGCAATCCGAAGGTGACCGACGCGCTTCGCCACGACGTCGAGGCATCGTGGCACCGCTTCCTCGATCTCTACGAACCGCTTCGGCCCGAGCTGTACCGCTACTGCCGGCATCTGACTCGCAGTCCGTGGGACGCCGACGATCTCGTTCAGGACGCGCTCTTCCGTGCGTTCGCGAGGCTCGGATGCATGAACGAGATGCCCGGGAATCCGCGTGCATGGCTCTTCCGGATCGCCTCGAACCTGTGGATCGACCGCGTCCGCGCCCAGAAGCCGGAGCCCGAACCGGATCCGCAGCGCGCATCGAGCAGGGAGCCGCGCGCGGTCCGTGAAGCGGCGGGTACGCTCCTGTCGCGGCTCTCCCCGCAGGAGCGCGCGGCGGTGGTGCTCAAGGAGGCGTTCAATTTCACGTTGGAGGAGATCGCCGAGGCGCTCTCGACGACGCAGGGCACCGTCAAGTCTGCGCTGCATCGCGGGCGGGGCAAGCTCATCGAGCCGGTGTACCAGGTTGAAGCTTCGCCCAAGCCGGCGGTGCTCGACGCCTTCTGCGCCGCGTTCAACGCCGGCGATGTCGATCGGCTCACCTCGCTCCTCCTCGACACGGCGGAAATCGAGGTCGTGCGCGTTCACACGGAGTACGGCCCGGAGGCGGCGCGGCGCGGCGTCTTCCAGGGGATGCTCTTCGGCACCCGGCGGCTGGCGGATCCGGCGCGGCTCGCCGGCCTCGATCCTGCGTTCTTCCGCAACGTGTTGCCGCAGGTCCCGCGCGTCGAACTACGACTGCACCGCGGCGAGTGGCTCCTGGTCCACTGGTATGCGCACAGCGACGGCGACGCGGTGCGCGCCATCACCCGAGTGGAGGCGGATGGCGATCGACTCACCCGCGTGAGGAACTATTTCTACACGCCCGACGTCCTGGGAGAGATCTGCGCCGAGCTCCAGCTTCCGTTCCGCAGCAACGGCTACCGGTACTGGAAGGAGGCCTGA
- a CDS encoding FAD-dependent oxidoreductase: MDTEVLIVGAGPTGLVLALWLARLGIRIRIIDKSAEPGTTSRALAVQTRTLELYRQLGIADEVVEAGLVFSAANLWARGRRAAHLDLRSLGAGRSPFPYGLIYPQDEHERFLIARLEELDVHVERKTELIDFEETDGRILARLPGSTCQAAFLAGCDGAHSTVREKLEISFPGGTYEHLFYVADVEANGPLMDRELHVSIDESDFAAIFPLEKEGRARLIGTIRPEAEKEGENLGWNDVSKGLLQRLRVDVRRVNWFSTYHVHHRVAARFRHGRVFLVGDAAHVHSPVGGQGMNTGIGDAVNLAWKLAAAIRGRAPARILDSYEPERIGFARRLVATTDRVFQFVTRSGRLAARVRVHVAPRVISTLFRLPAVRRFLFRTVSQTAIEYRESGLSEGRAGRIRGGDRLPWVESAPDNFTPLKSLEWQVHVYGSAGGGLAARCASRGLPLHVFPWSRNAARAGLARDATYLVRPDGHVGLADVLHGPERLERYLDDRDLRFVAQPARAGAAPGL; encoded by the coding sequence ATGGACACTGAAGTCCTCATCGTCGGCGCCGGCCCTACCGGTCTCGTGCTCGCTCTCTGGCTCGCCCGGCTCGGCATCCGGATCCGCATCATCGACAAATCTGCCGAACCAGGGACCACTTCGCGTGCGCTGGCGGTTCAGACGCGGACGCTGGAGCTCTACCGCCAGCTCGGTATCGCCGACGAAGTGGTCGAAGCAGGCCTGGTGTTCTCCGCAGCAAATCTCTGGGCCAGAGGCAGAAGAGCCGCGCACCTCGACCTCCGCAGCCTGGGCGCGGGCCGGAGCCCCTTTCCTTACGGGCTCATCTACCCGCAGGACGAGCACGAGCGCTTCCTGATCGCGCGGCTCGAAGAGCTGGATGTGCACGTCGAGCGCAAGACCGAGCTGATCGATTTCGAGGAAACGGACGGACGCATCCTGGCGCGCTTGCCAGGGTCGACGTGCCAGGCTGCATTTCTTGCCGGCTGCGACGGCGCACACTCGACCGTGCGCGAGAAGCTCGAAATCAGTTTTCCGGGCGGCACTTATGAGCATCTCTTCTACGTCGCTGACGTGGAGGCGAACGGGCCGCTGATGGACCGCGAGCTGCACGTTTCGATCGACGAGAGCGATTTCGCCGCCATCTTCCCGCTCGAGAAAGAGGGCCGCGCCCGGCTGATCGGTACCATTCGCCCCGAGGCGGAGAAGGAGGGCGAGAATCTCGGCTGGAACGACGTGAGCAAGGGCCTTTTGCAGCGGTTGCGCGTCGACGTCCGCCGCGTGAACTGGTTCTCGACCTACCACGTACACCACCGCGTCGCGGCGCGTTTCCGCCATGGGCGCGTCTTCCTCGTCGGCGATGCCGCGCACGTCCACAGCCCGGTTGGCGGGCAGGGGATGAACACCGGGATCGGCGACGCAGTGAACCTCGCGTGGAAGCTGGCGGCGGCGATACGCGGACGAGCGCCGGCGCGCATCCTCGACAGCTACGAGCCGGAGCGGATCGGCTTTGCGCGCCGCCTGGTCGCGACCACTGACCGTGTCTTCCAGTTCGTCACCAGGAGTGGGCGGCTCGCAGCCCGCGTGCGCGTGCACGTGGCGCCGCGCGTGATCTCGACCCTGTTCCGGCTGCCAGCGGTGCGGCGCTTCCTGTTTCGCACCGTCTCCCAGACGGCGATCGAGTATCGGGAGAGCGGCTTGAGCGAGGGGCGCGCCGGGCGCATCCGCGGCGGCGATCGGCTGCCATGGGTCGAGTCCGCGCCTGACAACTTCACGCCGCTCAAGTCGCTGGAGTGGCAGGTGCACGTGTACGGCAGCGCCGGTGGCGGCTTGGCTGCAAGGTGCGCGTCGCGCGGACTGCCGCTGCACGTCTTTCCGTGGAGCCGCAACGCGGCGCGCGCAGGGCTCGCCCGCGATGCGACCTACCTCGTGCGGCCAGATGGCCATGTCGGGCTCGCCGATGTGCTGCACGGTCCCGAGCGCCTCGAGCGCTATCTCGACGACCGCGACCTCCGCTTCGTCGCGCAGCCAGCCAGGGCCGGCGCCGCCCCCGGTCTCTGA